One Desmodus rotundus isolate HL8 chromosome 10, HLdesRot8A.1, whole genome shotgun sequence genomic window, tacttattttttatgttttcataaatGAAGGTGGTAATGGTGCTTTTCCGAAGTATATAAACATACAAGAAAATAGGCTGAATTAGAAgccatgtgaaaaaatatatagtacgAGTCTCTGAAAAGGGACTAAATCACAGGCAGATTGTTGGACTTGACAGTGGGTGGGCCCATGTCAGAAATTAAGCTAGTATAGCcatcaataaaaacagaaaatttaaataactgtTACGTAATGAACGCTTCTATAAATCTGTTACATAGCTCTTATAAACATCTCAACATACACATCTACTTCTTTGAGGAACTTGcgtaaatattattttgaaatctagAAAGGAGCAGACTGAGAAAACGTATTGTGTGAAAATGATGTTAGGGTGATccgggaaggggaaggggagatgaCTGTTGATTTAGTTGGGGGAGTAGAAAAGTCTGATCTTTAAAAACAGTGTGACGTGAGCCTGAGGTATCCCCTTAGTGAGGACTGATTCTTACCTAGGTGACAGAAACTGACTCATTCCGAGCGCTCTTCCTTCCAAACACCACCGGGGCCCTCCCAGGGGTGCTCTCCCCTCAGAGCCGGGGGAGGCGCCCCAGTACAGAGTGTGACGGGCACAGGGTTTGGCAGAGGGTGCTTTGTCTTCAGAAAGAAACCTGAAATGATGGTTTGAATGTATGAATTCAAGTTTTACTTTGATAAAATTAGGTTGGTTAATTACCAATAACATATTCGATTCAAGAACTGATTGAAAAGgttttttctctgtcctttcaaTGAGCACAGATATTTTTTGCATTTCGTTACTAAGTGCACAGAGGTACTCTGTTACAAAAACACCTATCTGTTCTCTCAGGGTAGTATGCTTTGTTAAGTACAAGGGGAAATGTCCAACATAAAAAATAATCTGGTGTGAATCTAATTTTCTTCAGTTGAAATAGTGAAGTTATTTATGTAGCTATTTATGTGGTGGAAGATCTGGAATACTTAACAAAGGTTATTTATGCAATTTTAACAAATCATTGCAACTTGGATaatctctttattcttttatccATCCCAAAATAATACAACTGCTAATTTCTTATATGTTACTTAGAATCCATCTCCATAACCCTGCATCTTTTCTCCACCTGGAATCTGTAacctttttataaaattcaaaatcttcCCCATTCTCCATATGGCCACTTAAACATTTACTTCATCAACAACTCAGTGTAAAATGCACTCACCGTTGTCTGAGCTTCCGTGGGAGCGGTATCCCACGGCGTCTGCTGtacagacagagagggaaagactgGCGTGTGGGTGTTTGTGTCATTCCTGGCTTTCAAGTCTTTACAATGCGCTTCAAAGGCATACATATAATAATTACTCtctgtatgtacacacacacatatctctgCACAATTATTAATATTGAGCATGTTAGTAATTggacatattttataaaaataatgttatatacCTCTACAGTGTATCACATTATATGACATTATAATATAACACGTTCTGCACTTGAAAGGCAGAAAgcacaatattatttttatgcctCCGACGATGCTTCTTCATTGTGTTAAacaccaaatattttcttttgctaaataaaattttttaaaaagactctgaTCTTGCAGATATTTGTCACATAATATTTGGCCTCAGGGataatacttttttcaaaatgaacagCAAAGCACAGCgtaaattttgtgtttttgtgaTGCCACAAAAAATCAGTAGGAAGGGAAGGACTGGAAGTGAGGGTGCCCACGTAGAGCCGAACATCGGCCCTGAAATAAAGCCGGCTCGCGTAAACAGGGGTGCAGCAACGAGTCGGTGAGATACATTATTCTTTGTACGCCGTTTCAAGCTATACATAGTTAGAAAGTGTCCTCTGTGGCGGGAATGTGTGGCTCTGTGTTTCTGTATCTTATCTTTTCCACATTTAGTCCCACCTGCTGGTGGGTAGTCAGTCGTTCGAGAAACAGTTATAGATGTGTTTGCTATTTTATCTGTGTCGTCTGCTTCCCAGTGAAGCATGGGGCGCTGCACACACTTTGTTTCTGCCTGGGTTGTGAAGCGGGATGGGAGCGGGGAGAGGCTGGGCCGGGCTGGGTCAGGCTGCGGTCACTGCGGGACAACAGCCTGTGCCGGGTCCTCCGCGGGTCCCTAACGCAGCTCACCAGGTCACTTGCGTGGCCTCCAGAAGCACCACGGTCCTAGCAAACACAGCACAATTCTACACTCAATATTTCGAGAAATAACAGATCGAAGCTTGGCGGCATTGGTTACGCATGCGCATTAGAGGCAGCAGGGACCAAACGTGCTGCCTGCTAACCTGCTTGTAATAAAAACACCCGGTTTAGTGTTATGCAGGCAGAGATTCATCCAATTAACAAAGCACACAAGGTACGCAGCTTGTCAGGGGGACGTTTATCTTATTTCTGAACCATAACTGATGCCCATGCCTTCATGCTTGAAATGGTTGGAATACAGGTAAGCACCTTTCACTGAGTCGGAAACACTCAGTTTTACATCCAGCTTTCAGGGAGAGATAACACCTGAGGTGTCTGTCAGCTCAGTGGAAGGCGACTGAGCCGTGGGCGGGGGGTGCAGTGGAGGAAGCCAGAGGGACGGAAGGCAAGCTTCCTGCTGCCCTGTGGCGGCTCTGGGACATCCTGTGTGACTCTAACTCACTGCCTGAGCCTGTCTgtgctggggccccagggtcACTGCGTCCCAACTCCTTCACTGGGCAAATGAAGAAACCCAGAGCTTGCTTCTCAGCTTCACTGTCGAGCCAAATTTCAAACAAAAGTATAACTCATTTTCTTAACATGAGTGATGAGAGAACTATGCGTAGAGTTTACGTGACCTGCGAAGATTTGTAGCTGAGTCTGAAACCCGGCTGCCCTGGGGCGATGGTCGTATGACACCCCAAGTCTACGGTTCCATCATTCCCACTGAGTGGGGATTAGAGTAGGTCCGAGAACTGTTACTGTGACTCTTTCTTACCGGGAAGGTGCTCCAGGGCACACCGGTTAATCTGAGGAAGTCTGTCTTCCCTCTCTGTCCTTAGGAGACGCTGTCACTGCTCACAGACGGAGGGACCCTCCCAGCAGCtcacctctccccctcctgccGCCCGTCCCCCACATCTGCTATGTTTCTTACTGGCTTTTGCCATTTGAATTGTAGCCCCTCCAAAACCCctgtgttgaaaccctaaccccagTACCTCCGAATGTGACTCAGCTTGGGGAAAGgcactttaaagaaataatgaagtgaAAACGAGGTCAGTGCCCTGGGCTCTGTCCTTCTAAGCAGAGAAAATTTGACACAGAGAGAGGTAAATCCACGGTAAGAGACACAGGGTAAGaagatgtctgtctgtctctggctgggggcctggcccagagcgGGTGTGCCGCAGGCCGGCCTGCCCCGTGTGTGGGTTCCTGactgtgcaggaaagatttcaccaCACAAGCCCGGGGGCTTTGAGAGCATGTCAGAaaagctgggaacagtgaaacaaagaaggacTTAGGGTAGAGACAGCAGTAGgagggagcctgggctgggcttcTTTGGCTCTCTAGCAGAGTCAGGGAAGAGAGGGCCTTGGAGACGGGATCGGGGGCTGGCCCAGGACGAGCAGCCACTGCCCACAGCTCCTCTGGTTGAGCACGGGAAGTTAAACTCCAAACTGCTCCTGAGAGTCTGGGAGATGGGAAGTAAAAAGTTCACGTCCTAGGAGGGCATGGGAATGCTCTGGAGAGAGCCCGTGCTGGTATCCTTTGTCTTGCgggttttttctctctcctctgtgggcCAGAACCTTAgcggagggtttcagcagaatattcatcagctttcctggTGTGTTTTTAATATGCCGATGCATCCGAATGACTGTGTAGTGTAGCTTAAGATTATTCCCTGGTCAACATTACTGCTTTACTTTTTTCTCGGGTCTGTCTGGTTCTAGTTGGTTTTTGtcatttgttcccctgacttcctctgtccttgggtttagctgtcacaaatggcattaattgggtctcttTTCTCTATCTCCCTGCTCAGAGTGATTTAAACTATTTATTCTCTGGTTGGGGAGAAGTTTAAACCATTTGCTCACAAGTGTCCTTGGTTGGAGAGGATAAGGTCTTGAGATTCGCTGCCAGTTCAAATTGTCTGGCTGGGTGTGATGTTCTTGCCTCGGTTTCCTAATTCCACTTGCCCAAGAATTTTCCTGGCTTCTTTCCATCCTGCTTCACATGGAAACCAAGGATAGAGACTTTGGAAGAGACtgaccctgccaacaccttcacCTAGGACGTGTGTTAAGCCTCCCGAACACAGGGTTCTCACGTTTGCCCCACCCAGCCTGCGCCCCTTGCTACGGCACCCCAGCAGACATTCTGTCCTTCGGGTCTTCCTATCTTCGTGAAGAGGTTAGCACCATACAACTCTTCAATCAGTTCTTGCAGTCATGTCgaccatattttatttctgaaagtgtGATAACAAAGCCAATGTGTATTCAGTATTCATTTtaacttttgggaaaaaaaacatgATCCCATTCCcagaaataactttaattttttgcCTATAAAGATTGATAGAGATGTTTaggtcataaaaatattttgtcatgagtgataagtttttttaaaatttttaacatcaATTTACTTATAATAACACAAACCATATATATGCACAATGGAAGTCGTAGAGGTGACAGACACattcagaaaaacatttaaatggaaGTTTTAAACATCAAATCTGCACGGGTCCCGGCTGGTTTTTGCAGCACAGTTGCGTGCTGTGCACACTGTGTCGACAGTCTCTGAATTCCGAGGAACGATTTCCTTCTGTTCGAGTTGTGAGGGTCGGCAGACTGTCTTCCTCCGCTCAGAGCCTTTTGCCCCACgctcagtttcttgttctttcttaacGAGCTAAGTCCTGTGAGTGTCCTGTTGCTGCTGCCCCGGGGGAGGGCGAGTGATGAGCCCCCGGCCACTTCAGGGCTGCAGACAAAGGCTGGCTCCGTACTGGTGGGTCCCGAAACGAGGCCCCCTGTCTGCCAGTGTTCAAGGCACAGTCTCACATGCGTCCCCAGAAAAAGTGCCATTATTGTGACTTTCCAGATCATAGCCTAGCAATGTTCCTCCTGCGAGGGACGCCTCAGGGACTAAATATAGTCACGCACGAAACGGCAGCCACTGGGCCAGACCCAGGTCACCGTTGTTCTAGTTGAGCATTTGTGCTGAAATTAGAACATTTCTTTTTACTGATAAAAAATGGAAGAGTTGACACCACAGTACCTAAAACGGCATACAGGTAACCCTTCACAATCCCATACCCACCTGCCCCTAAGCTGCTCAGACACTTGCATTCTCTGCTCAACCTCCGTAAGCTCTTGTGTTACACAGCCATTTACCTGGTTTACCCTGGTTCCATGAACTCTGTGTACCTAATGCCATGGATGCAGCGGTCCTTGAGAGGGTAATTAATGGCAGAATGAGACTATTTCATCTTGTACATTAAGAAGTGTAAatcagcctggctggtgtagctcaacaGATTGAGCGcaggcttgagaaccaaagggtcgctggtttgattcccagtcagggcacatgcctgggttgtgggccaggtccccagtggggggtgctagagaagcaaccacacattgatatttctttctctctctttctccctccctccccctctctctaaaaataaatacatgaaatcttcaaaataagaaatgtCAATCATTTCCAAGCTTGTTATTTACAATGTATGCATATAACCAGTATCTTAATACACACATGctttttctctgtcatttatttAGAACTGGTTACTGCTTAGACTtcacagagaagcagcaggagggagaaggagagggagtggACGCTCGAAGCATGGTGCGGACCCGGATTGCTGGTCCACCCTGTGATCATGTGTTTTGCACTATCGTGAAGACCACCGCTCTTCTGACTGCccctccactctctctccctACGACTTGAAAGGGAAATGAGAAATGAGACTGGTGTGACCGAATTTATTCTCAAAGGCTTCTCAGACACGCCTGAACTGAGGCTCGTGAGCTTCTCCGTTTTCCTCTTCATCTACCTCTTTTCCCTCCTCGGAAACATGTCCGTCATTGCAGCTGTGAGCAGAGACAGCCGcctccacacccccatgtacttcttcctgcaGAATCTGTCCTTCTTGGACATGTGCTACACCTCGGTCACCATCCCCAAGGCGCTAGTCAATTCGCTGGTGGGTTCTCATGTCATATCCTTCTGGGAATGTGTGGCTCAGCTCTTTCTGTTTGTAACGCTGTGTGCTGCCGAGTGCTTCTTGCTCACggccatggcctatgaccgctgtCTGGCTGTCCACAAGCCTCTCCTCTACAGTGTCATCATGAGTAGAAAGCTGTGTGTGGAGCTCGTCGCTGTGGCCTGGCTGAGCGGAGCTCTCTACGCCATTTTCCACACTGCCAACACCTTCTCCCTCCTGTTCTGTGGGCCCAACATGGTTGACCACTTCTTCTGTGACAGCTCCCCGCTCATGAGGCTCTCCTGCAGTGACTTCCGCACCCACGAGGAGGTTGGGTTTGCAGTGGGCGGGTGCATCGTCCTCAGTGCCTTTGCCCTCACCGTGGCCTCCTATGGGGTCATCATCTCTGCCCTCGCCCAGATCCGCTCGGCAGGGGGCCGTGGcaaggccttctccacctgctcctctCACCTGGCCACCGTTGTTCTGTTCTACGCCACTGGGAGCGCTGCTTACCTGAGGCCTGCTTCTCAATACTCTCCCACTCGCGGCCGACTGCTGTCTGTGTTTTACTCCATCCTGACGCCCAGCCTCAACCCTCTTGTGTACTGtctgagaaacagagacatgCAGGGGGCCCTGAAGAAGCTGCTTGCCCCGGCCAGCTAGACACCGTTTTTTCATAGTAAGCATATTGCTCTGAACTGTAACTTAGATAAAATGAGTATGTTTTTAGGAACACGCAACCTAGCAAAACTGagtaataaagaaatagaaaatgtggccctggctggtgtggctcagtgggttgagcacctgcctgtgaaccaaagggtcgcaggtttgattcccagtcagggcacatgcctgggttgtgggccaggtccccagtagggggcgcatgagaagcaaccacacattgatatttctctccttttcccccctcccttcccctctatttaaaaataaataaaatcttaaaaagaaaaataaaatgtgaacagatctataacaaataaagagcttaaaacagtaatttaaacaccaaacaataaaaatcccaggaccacatggtttcactggtgaattctactaaatatttaagaataattaacatcaatctttattaaaatcttcaaacccccccccaaaccccTAAACAGCTAATACTCCCAAAGTCATTGTGTGAGGCCAGCATGACCTTGATACTAGAACCAGATAAAGACGCTACAAGGAAATAAAACCACAGACGAATATTTTTGATGAACATGGAGGCAAAAACCCTCAACAGAATACTAGCAAACTAAATTCAGTAGCACAGGGAAAGGGTTATACTCtctgaccaagtgggatttattcctgggatgcaagaaCAATCagcatatgcaaatcaataaacatattatcCCATAATatcaagataaaagataaaagtcaTATGATTACCCCAAGAGATGCGATAtaagcacttgacaaaattcacCATCCTGCATGATGAAAACTCTCAGTGCGCTGGGCACAGAGTGAGCACAACTAAACACAATAAGGCCTGTCTAGGACAGGCCCACAGCGGAGACCGTGCCTGATAGAAGCCCAGAGCTGTTCTAAGTAAGGTCCGGAGCAAGAGGAAGGTGCCCGCCCTCACCATTCTCATGCAGCATAGTGCTGAGTTCCAGGCAgaacaattaggcaagaaaaaaggtGTTTTATGCATATTTCACCACAGTAAAGAAATGAtccatgaggaaaaaaaaatccttgaatgGTAATGACGTTAAAATAACTATGATCTCAAAATTACCAGTAGTTTTTGTTTCCACATGGATAATTTAAATCATTTGTGAATCTTAAGTGCTAATTACAGATCTCCTCCTTTTAAATTgcttcaaagaagaaattaaacacataaatgtaactgaaaaattaaaattaaaacacaaataagtGAACCaggtttaaataataaatactttcaCAAGACAGTTGTGCCGtaagttttcttcattttcccaccaTGAAATACACACCTACGGTCCCTGTTGTCCAGTGAGCTCCGTGTGACACGGTGCCCTAAAAACAGGCCTTTGCCTCCCACACAGGCCCGGTATTGCAGATGCTGATCCAGCGGGGCTTTCAGAAATACCAGTCGTACTGTTATCAAAGTAAGATGGAAAGATTGCGCATTTGTCCTAAATACGTGACGGAAGCAGTTTGGGAACCTCTACCACAAGGTAAATTTGGCTAACTCTTCATTTGAGTAAGCTAATTCTACAAATCTACCCCAATTAAGTACTCAAACACACTTAGAGCACCATAAACGAAGGCGTTTAGCGGagcattttgtttaaaatagtaaGAATTAGAAACACTTTGTAAGCTCATCCACATACATGTAAACAAATTGGGGAAAATCTGACTCACCTGTCCTCCTTACACGCTCTTGTGCCTGCCAGGATTGGCTGCGgtgatggagggggtggggagaaggggtgggatgggggggaagggggagagggagagaaaggagagggggaagtgggagatgaagggaagggatggggcaggggaaggggagggagatgagcaggggaagaggggggaggggaagggggaggggaagagggaggaggggaaagtaGGTACCTTGTACCcaccaatgcaaaagaaatgTTTCTCCACTTTGCTTTTCACCCAATGTTAGAgatttctctgctttgctttctctcacaTCTCTGATGTGCCAGCGAAGGGTTTCCTGTGCCCCTCCTCACATTTTCtgctttgattttaaatattggattggccaaaaagtccatatgatttttttctgtaaaatataagacacagttttcattttcaccaataactttattgatttgggtattttgagtatgccagctCTCTCCTGCATGgaataacgttgattgttctcagttaatgtctcaatttgattgctgtcaacttcaactggtctacctgaccggaGCACCGTCCagtgagaaacctccagcacggaacttcgcaaaccactttgacacattcgatcagtcacagcaccttctccgcaCACGGCACAAACCTTTCtgttgcatttcagttgcgttttcccctttcttgaaataataaagcataatatgccaaaaatgttgcatattttcttccatcttcaatattaaaatggctacacaaaaatccaccaatttgataagttttttataatgcatgctgatatgacagctgtcacaatacaatctaacaaaattgtttcaagtgaacttaaacacaactaagtgctaccagatccatcttacagaaaaaaaaatgggcttTTTCTCCCAGGGACTCTCCTATGATCCCGAGAGCTCCTCCCGCTGCCACAACTCCCGCGGAGTTTTATATCTGGAGGTTTTGAGTCTGTAGTTTCCCacgctgaaaccctgggttctctgtctgtcttgcttcccagtggTTCTTCCCAGCTTATGGGcccatgaatgtgggaccaactggtcctccagccacctccttggCTGTGCATCTTCCCTGCACCGGCTGctcgtctccacccctcctactagtctggatgaatgtttctttaactccttggttgtcggacttccatgaaCTTTGaatatctggcagttctggttgttttttgtttttaaagtggatgctgtccttctttttgttgtgtgaggaagtgaagcgtttctacctatgtctccattgTGGCCGGAACTCCTGGGCTACTTTTTCTAAATCCTTGGTGTATCAGTACATGAGAAGACccaattttatgcattttgagtCCTGTCCTTGGCATGAGAAATGCTGGGCTAGTGCTGCCTcaaatcattttagaaaaataaagaaataacaaagtaaataaatacataacatactaaaataaaataaataaatagtagaaaaggaaaaaagaataagaaaagaaaaaagccactccctgactggtgcggcccaatggattgagcactggcctgcgaactgaaaggttgctggttcaattcccagtcagggcacatgcctgagctgtgggccaggtccccagtagggggcgcatgagaggcaacagatcagtgtttctctcacacattaatgtttcttcccctccttctccctcccttcccctctctctaaaaactaataaataaaatcttttttaaaagaaaagaaaaaagggaagtttaagaaaaaagtaaaaatgaatacaaatagacagaagaaaaacttaagaaaaaaaagaaaccaaagaaaaagaaaaggaaaaagagaaaatttaaaaaaaatagaaaagaaagaagaaaaaagttagaaagaaaaaaagcggAATCTCACCTCAACAGAGTTTAGTGCCGGCTTTGGTCTCTCATTGGCCATGTTCTTGGTGGAGTTTGTTGGATCCTGGGCCCATGTTGTCTGAAGTTGGCCACTTGGCATGTCGGTTCTGGGCCCCTTGGGAGGGACTCCAGTGCAACCTACTGTCCTTGTCTGGTCCCCGACAACCTGCTTGAAGCTACGAacatccacagtttgtggctgcctctgctgggcctggctgcACACGGGAAGGTCCAAGCTGTGCTCCtaggccagcttttaccagcaccggGCTGGGGGCAGGCAAACAAACACCCCAAGACACCCCGtgatctgcctctgcctgtctgTACCTGCTGGTTGCCTGCCAGGCTCCCAGTGGAAGAGCCTCCCATGGCATTGGGAGGATGGGGCTAGTGCAGTTAGGGAGTGGTGCTGTTCAGCAGGCAGGGAAGGTGGTGGGTGTGGTCCCTGACCCCAGAGCCACTGGACCGTGTGGGACACAGATTTTGCCTTGAGCTCAGTAGGGTGGAGCCCCTAGTAGGGTGGGGACTCCAGGAAGCTGGAAGTTGGGCAGGTGTTTCCATCAGATCCCCCGTgagggggaggtgctggtcaGGTTCACCAGAGAGTAGAGGGGGTGGTCCCACCCCAAATCCAGTCACCAACAttccctgagtctgcccagacctctgtGGTCTGGCCAATGCCACCGACCCCTCCACAGGGCAGCATacccagggtggggagagaggggttcCAGGGGACGGGATAATTGCTTTACTCCAGGCTGATGCCACTCAGAAGGGATTACTCCTCGAGAAAAAAGGCTACTCTGGGGTGTGAGACTCACTCAGTGCAGGGATTCTGGCACCTGGGCTCCCATgggtctccccagagccacagacTCCAGGCTCTCCTCAAGCAATTCTGGTTGAACCACCCTCCCTTCTCAGAACCCAGGGTGACGGGCTGCAGAGGCCACTGTGcacattggccctttaagagggtgtgtgtgtttcTAGCAGACTCTGCCTCTCTGTGGTGGACAGGAATTCTGCTGCCTTTTACAGCAGGGTGCTTTGTGGATGCCTTTCCCCGACACTGGAGCTCTCTTCTAGGAAGCCCAGCCTGGGGTTTAGGCCTTGCACCTCTCAGAATGAACCTCCCACAGCAGAGATCCCCCTCTGGCACCTCTGTCCCCGCCCCCGGGACCTAGACCAGTCCCTTTGGCATCTCCATCATCCTACCAGTCTGAACACGGCTTCTTCTGCAAATCCTTGTTTATAAAGCTCCTAGTCACCTAGTCTTTGGTTGGCTATTCGGGGTGATTGTTCCCCAGTGTAGTTGtatttccagtttggtcctggatGTGATGCAAAATCCAAGTGCTCTGTTGCCACCTTAAAAACTCAAAatactatacttttaaaaataggatagGTTTTCATTCCACCTGAGGCAACTATCACCCCATGTAGTTTTCCAATTCCACCAGCAAAAGCACATCAGTCAGGAAGAATTCTCCCCGTGATGTCAGGATGCTGTAGCGGCCTGGGGCTTAACCTTGACTCTTCCTCCAACCAACTGTGGATCTTGGAAAAACCCTTTAACCTCTTCTGtgatcagtttcctcttctgcggGTTGAGGAAGCTGAAGAGAATGAAGCCCAAGGTCCAGCTCAGGTCTGAATTCTGCACGTCCTGGATTAGAAAAAAGTGCTTGCAGGGT contains:
- the LOC112296395 gene encoding olfactory receptor 8U3-like, with the protein product MRNETGVTEFILKGFSDTPELRLVSFSVFLFIYLFSLLGNMSVIAAVSRDSRLHTPMYFFLQNLSFLDMCYTSVTIPKALVNSLVGSHVISFWECVAQLFLFVTLCAAECFLLTAMAYDRCLAVHKPLLYSVIMSRKLCVELVAVAWLSGALYAIFHTANTFSLLFCGPNMVDHFFCDSSPLMRLSCSDFRTHEEVGFAVGGCIVLSAFALTVASYGVIISALAQIRSAGGRGKAFSTCSSHLATVVLFYATGSAAYLRPASQYSPTRGRLLSVFYSILTPSLNPLVYCLRNRDMQGALKKLLAPAS